The region CTCATCCTGAAGTGGTAGCAGAAATCGTTGAAAACAGTTTTGAACACAAGCGCCTTCGGGATAAAGTAAAGCTGCTGTCCCGCAGAGAGAAGAAAGTGCTGGAACTTCGCTTTGGCCTTACTGGGGAAAACCGAAAAACACAGTGGGAAATCGCAAAATCTTTAGGTATTTCCAGATCCTATGTATCTCGAATTGAAAAGAGAGCTTTAAGCAAATTGACAAAAGAATTTACACTTGAAAGCTGCTAATAATAAAAAATCGTAATATTTCCATGTTGACCAATGTTATTTTTTCATCGAACTATTAGTATCCAACCGGGTTTTGAACCTGGTTTATTTTTTTACCTAAGGCACTAGACAATTTATGATCTTTTTTCTTATGATTTATATATTTTTAGACTGAAATTATTATATTATTGTGCTAATATTTACATGATACATATATAAAAAGAGGTGTTATATTAACAATGATAAGCTTTTGAGTAATGATTTGCTAATTCTCATCCTGACCTCAGGCTATATTGGACAGTTTTTTACTAATTAAACTGCTGTTTCATTTCTAATTATCACTAAAGGCTAAAATATAAACAAATATTGTAATAAAGGAGTGTTAGTATGTCTTTGATTAAAGAGACTGACTTACCGGGAATTGGAAGGAAGTTTGAAATAAATGCTCGTAGTGGTGATAAAATGGTTATTGTTGTGCACGACGATGGTCGAAGAGAGATTCACCATTTTGATAATGATGACCCGGATGAAAGCATCTCAATGGTCACACTGGATGATACCGAAGCTCGTCGCATCAGTGGAATCATTGGTGGCTTGACCTACGTACCCAAGGCACTTGAATCAGTGGAGGTAACCTTTGATAATATGGTGTTTGAATGGTATAAAGTAGAGTGCAGCGCAAAATCCGTTGGTAAGACCATCGGCGAGCTGCATATTCGTAAAGTGACCGGGGCAATGATTATCGCAGTGATCAAAAAGAACGAAAAAATTATTAATCCAGGACCCGAGCAACTTATTAGCAAAGGAGCAATTCTGGTGGTCATAGGTGATAGAAAGCAAGTAAAAGCCTGTAAAAATCTCATCTTAAACGGGAGTCTTTAGAGTATGGGAGGCCATATTCTTTTAGAAATTGGACTGGCCTTATGTATTATTGCCTTTGCCGGACTCCTTGCAGCCCGCTTGCGTTTCTCTATTGTCCCCTTTTTAATTCTCACAGGTATGGCAGTTGGTCCACACACCCCTGTTATTGGTGGAGTAGATTTCCGTTTTATTGAAAGTGCCCCCTTAATCGAGTTTTTGGGCCGGCTGGGTGTTCTTTTCTTACTGTTTTACCTGGGATTGGAATTTTCCGTCAACCGTTTATTAAAAGCAGGTAAATCAATATTTCTAGGCGGCACAATCTACATGTTAATTAACTTTTCGCTTGGCATGGTTCTTCCACTTCTATGGGGTTGGCCTATTCGGGAAATATTAGTGGTTGCGGGAATTATCTCTATATCATCCAGTGCCATTGTGGCAAAGGTTCTGGTAGATTTAAAAAGAACGGTTAGACCGGAAACTGAAATGATTTTGGGTCTAATGTTATACCAGGATGTATTTGTAGCAGTTTACCTTTCTATTGTTTCCGGGTTAGTGCTCACCGGATCAACATCTGCTGCGGGTGTCATTAAATCGTCCTTTATTGCCCTCGTATTTATGCTGGGCTTTATTCTGGCGGGGCGTAAGCTGGCTCCACGGCTTAACAAACTCCTTGATGTACCTTCTGACGAGGTATTTATGCTAATTATTTTTGGCGTTCTTATTCTGGTAGCCGGGATTTCAGAAACGATTCATGTGGCTGAAGCCATCGGAGCTTTACTGGTAGGATTAGTACTGTCAGAGACAGATCATTTCGAACGCATTGAGCATCTTGTGGTGCCTTTTCGAGATTTTTTCGGAGCACTTTTCTTCTTTAGCTTTGGGTTAAGTATTAACCCCCTTACATTGGGTGGAGCCGTTTGGCCTGCTATAACGGCAGTAATCGTTACATTAATGGGAAATTTCGTCGCCGGAATAATAGCAGGTCGCAAAGCCGGTTATTCATACCGGGGTGCTACCAATATAGGCTTAACCATTACTTCAAGGGGTGAATTTTCCATTATTCTGGCCAATTTGGCATTAGCCGGTGGGTTGCTGCCGGTTTTGCAGCCCTTTGCTGCACTTTATGTACTGCTGCTGGCCATTTTAGGGCCGTTATTGACCAAAGAGTCAAAATGGATATACCGTAAATTGGCTAAAATTTTTGGTTGGCCGGCCATTAAAGAAAGAAAACATAAACAAAAAAGTGGAGATGTTATCGTAACCGCTAA is a window of Desulfolucanica intricata DNA encoding:
- a CDS encoding sigma-70 family RNA polymerase sigma factor, with the protein product EILMHLRFMKKVRAEVSLYDPIGVDKEGNEITLIDILGTHPEVVAEIVENSFEHKRLRDKVKLLSRREKKVLELRFGLTGENRKTQWEIAKSLGISRSYVSRIEKRALSKLTKEFTLESC
- a CDS encoding cation:proton antiporter regulatory subunit is translated as MSLIKETDLPGIGRKFEINARSGDKMVIVVHDDGRREIHHFDNDDPDESISMVTLDDTEARRISGIIGGLTYVPKALESVEVTFDNMVFEWYKVECSAKSVGKTIGELHIRKVTGAMIIAVIKKNEKIINPGPEQLISKGAILVVIGDRKQVKACKNLILNGSL
- a CDS encoding cation:proton antiporter encodes the protein MGGHILLEIGLALCIIAFAGLLAARLRFSIVPFLILTGMAVGPHTPVIGGVDFRFIESAPLIEFLGRLGVLFLLFYLGLEFSVNRLLKAGKSIFLGGTIYMLINFSLGMVLPLLWGWPIREILVVAGIISISSSAIVAKVLVDLKRTVRPETEMILGLMLYQDVFVAVYLSIVSGLVLTGSTSAAGVIKSSFIALVFMLGFILAGRKLAPRLNKLLDVPSDEVFMLIIFGVLILVAGISETIHVAEAIGALLVGLVLSETDHFERIEHLVVPFRDFFGALFFFSFGLSINPLTLGGAVWPAITAVIVTLMGNFVAGIIAGRKAGYSYRGATNIGLTITSRGEFSIILANLALAGGLLPVLQPFAALYVLLLAILGPLLTKESKWIYRKLAKIFGWPAIKERKHKQKSGDVIVTANN